In Candidatus Manganitrophus morganii, the genomic window CGCGGCGCAGGGCGCCTTCCATGGGAGGACGCTTGCCACGGTGACCGCCACCGGGCAGGAAAAATATCAGAAAGGGTTCGATCCGCTCCTCCCCGGCTTTCGGCATGTCCCCTACGGAGATCCGGAGGCGATGGAGAAGGCGATCACGCCGCAAACCGCCGCCATCCTCCTCGAACCGATCCAGGGAGAGGGGGGGGTTCGGGTCCCCCCGAAAGGCTATTTGACGAAAGTCCGAGAGATCTGCGACCGGCACCGCCTTCTACTGATCCTCGATGAAGTCCAGACCGGCATCGGACGGACCGGACGGCTCTTTGCCTATGAATACGAAGGGATCGTCCCCGACATCATGACCCTGGCGAAAGGTCTCGGCGGGGGGGTTCCGATCGGGGCGATGCTCGCCGGCGCGGAGGTCGCCGCGTCATTCACCCCCGGAAGCCACGCCTCGACCTTCGGTGGAAACCCATTGGTCTGCGCCGCGGGGGTCGCCGTGATCAAACAGGTGGCGCAGGGGGCCTTTCTCAAAGGGGTCCGCGACAAAGGGGCTTATCTAATGAAGAAGCTCACCCAGCTTCAGCGGAAGACGTCGGTCATCAAAGAAGTCCGGGGCGTGGGGCTGATCGTCGCCATCGATCTGACGATTCCGGCCATCGATGTCATCAACAAAGCGATGGCGCAAGGGCTTCTCCTCAACAGAACCTCCGATCAGACCCTCCGGTTCGTTCCCCCCTTGACCATTCGCCGGACCGAGATCGATCGGATGATTGCTTTGCTGACCGACATTCTCACGGAGCTTTCCCATGCCGAAGCGTGATCTCTTAAGCCTTGCCTCCCTCTCGGTGGAGCAGATCGAGTGGCTCCTCCGACGGGCGCAGTATTATAAAAATCGCTCGCGCGCGTCGAAGGAATCGCTCCCTTTGGTGGGGCGGTCGGTCGGACTTCTCTTTGAGAAATCCTCGACGCGGACACGCGTCTCCTTCGAAGTCGCGGTCACGCGGCTCGGGGGGCACCCGATTTTCCTCTCGTTCGACGATATTCAGATCAAACGGGGCGAGACGATCGGCGATACGGCGCGGGTTCTCTCCGGCTATCTCGACGGCTTGGTCATCCGGACCTATGAGCAGGAGAAGCTCGAAGATTGGGCCCGAAACGCGTCGATCCCGGTCATCAACGGTCTGACCGATCTTCACCACCCCTGCCAGATCCTCTCCGACCTCCTCACCATCCTTGAAAAGCGGGGGAAGTTGAAAGGACTCAAGCTCGCCTACATCGGCGACGGCAACAACATCGCCCACTCCTTGATGGAAGGCGGGGCGAAGGTGGGAATGAAGGTCGTGATTGCTTGCCCGAAAAAGTTCCTGCCGCATCGTAACATCGTGAAGGAAACAGAGGAGGTCGCTCGAAAGAACGGCGGGAACGTTGAGGTCATTCATGATCCGGTAAAAGCCGCCGAGGGAGCCGACATTCTCTACACCGACGTGTGGGTATCGATGGGCCAGGAAAAGGAAAAACAGGCGCGGGTCAGAACGTTCAAGCCATACCAGATCAACCAGAAACTGGTGGCCCAGGCAAAGCCCGACGTCCTGGTGATGCATTGTCTCCCCGCCCATCGCGGAGAAGAGATCACCGCCGAGGTGATGGAAGGGCCGCACTCGGTCATCTTCGATCAGGCCGACAACCGCCTCCCGATGCAGGAGGCGATTTTAGAGCGGTGGGTCGGATAATAGAAGTTGAGTGATTCGTTTTAGGAAAGGGACGATGGAGAAGAAAATAAAGAAAGTCGTGCTGGCTTACTCGGGAGGGCTGGATACCTCCGTCATCATCCGGTGGTTGATCGAGCGGTATCAGTGTGAGGTGATCGCCTTCTGCGCCGATGTCGGCCAGGGGGAAGAGCTCGCCGCCGTCGCCGAGAAGGCAAAGAAAACCGGGGCGAGCAAGGTCGTCATCACCGATCTGAAGGAGATCTTCGCAAAGGAATATCTCTTCCCGATGCTCCGGGCCAACGCCGTTTATGAGGGATCGTATCTCCTCGGAACTTCCATTGCCCGCCCGCTGATCGCCAAGGGACAGATGGAGGTCGCCAAGAAAGAAAAAGCCGATGCGGTCTCCCACGGCGCGACCGGAAAAGGGAACGACCAGGTTCGCTTTGAGCTGACCTACCTTTCGATCGACCCTTCGATCCAGATCATCGCCCCCTGGCGCGACTGGGAATTCAAATCGCGCTCGGAGCTGATCGCCTACTCTCATCAACATGGGATTCCGGTGACGGCGACGCTGGAGAAGCCCTACAGCATCGATCGCAACCTCTTCCATGTCAGCTACGAAGGGGGGATTTTGGAAGATCCTTGGGCGGAGCCGCCGGAGTCGATGTTTACCTTCACGACCTCACCTCGGAAGGCGCCGGATGAACCGCACTATCTTGAAATCGGGTTCGTCGACGGCAATCCGGTCAGCATCGACGGGAAGAAATACTCCCCCGCCAAGTTGATCGGCGAGCTGAACCGGATCGGCGGCGAACATGGCGTGGGGCGGGTCGATCTGGTTGAGAATAGATATGTCGGAATCAAATCGCGCGGGGTTTATGAGACCCCCGGCGGGACCCTTCTTCACGCGGCGCATCGGGCGATCGAATCGCTCACCCTCGACCGGGAAGTGCTTCATCTGCGCGACAGCCTCATCCCGCAGTATGCCCGGCTGGTCTACTACGGCTACTGGTTCTCCCCGGAGCGGGAACTCCTCCAGCGTCTGATCGACGGGGCGCAGGAAGGGGTCACCGGGACGGCGCGCCTGAAGCTGTATAAAGGAAGCGTGACGGTCGCCGGCCGGAAATCGCCCCGCTCTCTCTACCGCCAGGAGATCTCGACGTTCGAGAAAGACACCGTCTACATTCCTAAAGACGCCGAAGGCTTCATCCGCCTCAACGCCCTCCGGCTGAAGCTGATGGCGATGGGTCGAAAAGGATCGAAAAACCCGCATGGCAAGAAAAAGTAAAAAAAAGGGAACCGAGAAACCGCGGAGCAAAAAACCGTCCGGTTCCGACGCCTCCCCCCTCTCGCCTCCCGCCTCCCCTGCTTTTACAAAGGCCTGGGAAGGGCGGTTTACCGAGGCGACCGATCCGGAGGTGGAGCGGTTTACCTCGTCGTTCTCGTTCGACCGGCGTCTCTACCGGTATGACATTCAGGGGAGCATCGCCCATACGGAAGCGCTCGGCCGGGCCGGGCTGCTCACCGAGGGGGAGCGGGACACCCTGATTCGCGGCCTTAAAGAAATCGAAGCGGAGATCGCGGCGGAGGGGGATCGACTCCAGGCGGCCGCGGCCGATGAAGATATCCATATGCACATCGAGCGGCGGCTGGTGGAAAAGGTCGGCGAGGTCGGGGGGAAACTTCACACCGGCCGGAGCCGAAACGATCAAATCGCGCTCGACCTTCGTCTCTATCTTCGGGAGGAGACCCGAACGCTGCTCGAATTGATCCGGTCCGTTCAACGCGCCCTGGTCGCACAGGCCGAGTCCCACATCGGCACGGTCCTCCCCGGCTACACCCACTTGCAGCGGGCCCAGCCGATTTCGCTGGCGCACCAACTGCTTGCCTATTATGAGATGTTGGAGCGGGACCGGGGCCGGTTGATCGACTGTCTGAAGCGGATCGACCAGATGCCGCTCGGCGCCGGGGCCCTCGCCGGGAACAGCTTCGGGATCAATCGGGAGGTCGTTGCGCGTGCGCTCGGCTTCTCCGAGGTCACCGCCAACAGCCTCGATACGGTCAGTGATCGCGATTTCATCGTGGAATTTCTCTCGGCGGCGTCGATCTTAATGATGCACCTCTCCCGATGGGCGGAAGATTGGATCCTCTGGGCCTCTTCCGAATTCCGATTTATCGATCTCCCCGACCGGTTCTGCACCGGAAGCAGCATGATGCCGCAGAAGAAAAATCCCGACGTGCTGGAACTGATTCGGGGGAAGACCGGGCGGGTGTATGGGTCGCTCCTGGCCCTGCTGACCCTCCTCAAGGGGCTTCCGCTTTCTTACAATCGGGACCTTCAGGAAGACAAAGAGCCGCTCTTTAACACGGTCGACACGGTTAAAAGCGCCGTCCGGCTGCTGGCCGACTTGGTCCGGCAGGTCTCTTTCAGAAAAGAGCGGATGCTGGAGGCGACCCAGGAGGGTTTTCTCCTCGCCACCGATCTCGCCGATTACCTCGTTCCGAAGGGGCTCCCCTTCCGGCAGGCGCACAAGGTCGCCGGGAAGATCGTCCGCCAGAGCCTGGAAGAGGGCAGGCCGATGGAAGGGTGGACCCTGGCCGAGCTTCAGACTTTTTCTCCCCTCTTCGCGGGGGATGTTTTCGAATGTTTTTCGTTGACCGGCTCTTTGCAACGAAAGGGAGGGGTCGGCGGGACCGCTCCTCAATCGATCGAAGCCGAAATCCGAAAGATAAAACGAAAGCTGAAAGGGTAACAAAAACCCGGTAAAACTCCCGAAAAAGAGGAATTGAACCGTGATTCGAAAGCCGTTATACTACATTTTGGTCTTTTTTTTATGCTTTCTATTTCTATCGGCTTGTGGTAGAAAGGGGAATCCCGTTGCGCCGGATGAAGAACCCGGCCAAGATCGATCGACCCCTAAGAACAACCCGGAATCCAGCCCCTCATAATCCACCTGTGTTTTACTGAAGCGAGACGCAAGGAGGTACCATGCAGTTGATACAGCTCGGAAAAGCCGCGAATAAAAGGCCGGTTGCGAAGCAGCGGAAGAAGATTTTATTTATCGAACCCTATCCGGAAAACAACATCTATCGAATGGCCCCCAGAGAGCGCCAGGTCCTCTGGTTTCCGAAGCTGAGCCTCCCGAGTCTGGCCGCCTATACCCCCTCCCATTGGGACATTCAAATCGTCGACGAGAGCGTCGAGGTCATCGATTATAATGTCCAGGTCGATCTGGTCGGTATCTCGGCGATGACCTGTTATGCCCCGCGCGCGTATGAGATTGCCAAGCGCTTCCGCGCCAAGGGAATCACCGTCGTCCTCGGAGGGGTGCATCCAAGTTATATGCCGGAGGAAGCGGCCCGATATGCCGACAGCGTCGTCATCGGCGAGGCCGAGGATCTCTGGCCGAAACTCCTTCAAGACTTCGAGGAGGGAAAGCTTCAAAAGTTTTATCGAATGGAAAGTTTTCCGGCGATGGAAGGGTATCGCCAAACCCGGCTGGAGTTGCTAAAACAAGACGCCTACATGACCGGCCAGTGCTTGATGACGACCCGCGGCTGCCACTTTGAATGCGAATTCTGCTCGGTTTCTCCCTTCAACGGGAAAACCACCCGCCGGCGGCCGGTTCCCGAAGTGATTGCAGAGATGCAGCGTGTCAAAGAATGGCGGCAGAGCAAGATCGTCGACAAAATGCTGAAGGGACCGATCTTCGAGCGTTTTAAAACCTCGATCCGATTCTACTCCGGGATTGAAGACGGAACTTTCTTCGCCTTCGTCGATGATCTCCATAATTCGAACCGGACGTACTGCAAGGAGCTCTGGACGGCGCTGAAGGCGCTCGATATCAAGTGGGGGGCGCAGTGCACCCTCTTTCTGGGGGATGAGCCCGACATGGTGAAGCTCGCCGCCGATTCGGGTTGTGTGGCCATGTTCGTTGGGATGGAGTCGATCTTCGCGGAGAGCATCGACGAGACGAACAAGCCGTTCAACCGGGTCGAGCAGTACGAGCGGCAGATCAAATGTTTCCATGATAACGGGATCATGCTCAATCCGGGGGTGATCTTCGGATTCGACCATGACGATGATACGGTCTTCGAGAAAACGGTCGACTTCCTGATCCAAAACAACATGGAGCTTGCTTACTTTAATATTCTGACGCCGCTTCCGGGAACCCCGCTCTTCGACCGGATGAAGGCCGAGGGGAGAATCCTTCACAACGAGTGGGAAAAATACGACGGGAAACATGTTGTCTTCAAACCGAAACGGATGTCGATAGAGACCCTTCAAGAAGGGTTTTATTGGGCCAATCATCGGTTCTACTCGCATGACTCGATCATGCGGCGTCTCTTCTACACCAACCAGCGGCTGCTCGCGCGATGGATGATGAACATGGCCTTCCGGAGCATCATCAAGCGGACATCCCCGAAGGGAAGCATCTCCCCCCTCTCTCAGGTGATCCAGAACCTGCAAACCAGACTGCCGAGCGTTGAGACCGAGAACCTGATCCCCAACGCCTTAAACTCGCTGCGGGAAAAGGTCCAGGAGGTTTCCGGACAGGTCTCCGGCCGGATCGACCGCTTCCTCCAGATCCGGGCTCAGAAAACGGAGACGCTCCGCGAGCTTCGGGTCAACCTGGAAGGGACGCTCGATCGGTTGAATGCAAAGGAGCTGAAGAAGCGAATCCTTCAGGCGACGGAGCGGGCGAAGGTCGATATCGTTCTCAATTTCGAACACCTGCAACATGCGACGCCGGCCGCCTTTTCGACCCTGGCCGATCCCCAGTTTCTTACGAAGATCGCCGCCGCCGCCAATGTGAAGTTCATGAACCTGAAAAAGTCGTTCCAGCAGTCGGCCGACCCGGCGCTGCTTGCGTTGGACATGGAAATGTAGGGCAGCCCCTACAAACAGATCAATTTTTAGGATTGAATCATGCACGATTTTCGTTTCAAGAAGGGAAAACTCTACTGCGAAGATGTTTCGATCGAGGCGCTGGCCGAGAAGGTCGGCACCCCGCTCTACGTCTACAGCCACAACACGTTGCGCCGGCACTTCCTCGCGTATCAGAAGGCCTTTGCCAAGGTTCCGCACTTAATCGCCTTTGCAATGAAAGCCAACGCCAACCTCGCCATCCTTCGCCTCTTCGCCAAAGAAGGGGGCGGGATCGATATCGTCTCGGAAGGGGAGCTTCACCGGGCCCTGGCCGCCGGGGTCGATCCGAAAAAGATGGTCTTCGCCGGGGTCGGCAAAACCCGCAAGGAGATGGCGGCCGCGCTACGCGCCGGAATCTTGATGTTCAATGTCGAATCGGCACAAGAGCTGACCGCTCTGGACGAAGTCGCCAAATCCTTGGGAACCAAGGCGCCGGTCGCGCTTCGGGTCAATCCCGACATTAATCCGAAGACCCACCCCTATATCTCCACCGGGTTGAAGAAGAGCAAGTTCGGGATCGAGATCACCCGGGCGGTCGAGCAGTATCAGCTCGCTTCGCGTCTTTCGAATATCGAGGTGGTCGGAATCCATTCCCACATCGGCTCGCAGCTGACGCAGATCAAACCGTTCGTCGATGCCCTTAAGCGGATTTCAAAATTAATCGAAGAGCTGCGTGGGCGCGGCATGGAGATCAAATACTGGGATATCGGCGGCGGGCTCGGAATCACCTACGATGCCGAAAAGCCCCCCCTCCCGAAGGAGCTCGCCGCGGCGATCCTTCCCCTGCTGAAAGAGAGCGGCTGCACCATTATTTTGGAACCGGGCCGCTCACTGGTCGGGAATGCCGGGGCGCTGATCACCCGGGTGATTTATACGAAAGAGGGGGAGACCAAAAACTTTGTCATTGTCGATGCCGGAATGAACGACCTGATTCGTCCGAGCCTCTATGAGGCCTATCATGAGATCGTGCCGGTGGTCAAAAAGAAGCGGCGGAACGCAACCGTCGACGTGGTCGGGCCCATCTGCGAGTCGGGCGACTTTCTGGCGCAGGAGAGAACCCTCCCGCAGGTCGCGCCGGAGGAGCTCCTGGCGGTCTTGAGCGCGGGGGCGTACGGCTTCTCGATGGCGTCGAATTACAACGCCCGGCCCCGATCGGCCGAGGTCCTTGTACACGGCGACAAATATGCTACAATACGCGAACGCGAAAGCATGGACGATTTGATCCGCGGCGAGCGGATCCCGGAGTTTTTAGATTTTGGGTAGTCATAACAATCCCTCCCACCCCTCGGAAGGGACTCTTCCCCTGGAAAGCAGGACCGCAACCACACGGAAACCCCGCAAGCAGGGGAGAGGTTTTTTCCTCACTCTCCTTATTGTGAGCGCGGTGGTGATCGTTTTTATGACCGTGTTGGCGGTCAAGGGACGTGAAATTCATAATTTCACGTTTAAGAAGTTTGTCATCAATAAGGCGCTGGTGGCGCTGCTCCCCTCGGAGTATACGCTGGAAGAGGCCGAGCAGGTTCGCGAAACGGTCTACCGGTTTTATGACAATGCCAAGGCCGAGCAGATCAGCGACGCCGATCTGCTGGAAGTCAGCAACCGGATCCAGGCGATCATGACCGACGACAAAATCACGGACGAAGAAGCGAAGGGGTTGTTGGCGCTCATCGGGGAGAAGAAGGCCAAACCGGGTTCCACCGATTAAACGTAGGGGCGAATCTTGTATTCGCCCCCTGGGCAATCACAAAGGTCGCCCCTACAAATATAGAGACACAAATCAATGAAACCGATTCCTTTCTGGAAAATCAGCGGCAGCGGGAACGACTTTATCGTGATCGATCACCGGACCCCCTTGATCGATCCGCAGGAGATGAAACATTTCGTTTTCCGGGTCTGCCGCCGGGGCCTCTCGGTCGGCGCCGACGGGGTCATCCTGATCGAGCCGTCGACAAAGGCCGATTACAAATGGCACTACCTCAACGCCGACGGCGGGGAGGTGGAGATGTGCGGCAACGGCAGCCGCTGTGTTGCGCGGTTTGCTTATCTAAACAAAATCGCCTCGGCGAAACATACGATCGAAACCCTCGCCGGCATCGTCCAGGCCGAAGTGATCGGCGACCGTGTCCGCGTCCGGCTCCCCGATCCGACCGACCTGCGGCTGGATCTGAAGATTGAGATCGACGGAAAGAGCCATACCGGCCACTTCGCGAACACCGGCGTGCCGCATGTCGTCTACTTTGTGGAGGATGTGGATGCGGTCGATGTGATCGGCTTAGGTCGCGCAACCCGCCATCATTCTCTCTTCGCGCCGCGCGGCACCAATGCCAATTTCATCAGCGTGACCGACCGGCAGAATCTGAAGATCCGGACGTACGAACGGGGAGTGGAAGACGAGACCCTTGCCTGCGGGACCGGGGCGATTGCGGCCGCGCTTATCACGACCGCCCTCCAAAAAACAGCCCCCCCCGTTTCCCTCCTGACGCGAGGCGGAATCCGCTTGGGGGTCGATTTCACCCAGGAAGGCCGGACATTTAAAAACATCACCCTTGAAGGAGACGCGCGGATCGTCTACAAGGGAGAACTTTTGGAAGAAGCACTTTTATAAAGATTAAAACGAGGTATCCCATGTTTCACGGCTCCATCGTCGCCATTGTGACCCCTTTTAAAAAGGGGAAGGTCGATGAAAAAGCATTCGGCGAGTTGATCGATTTTCATCTCCGTTCGGGGACACACGGGATTGTCCCGTGCGGGACGACGGGGGAATCGGCCACCCTCTCCCACGAGGAACACAAACGGGTCGTGGAGCTGGCGGTGAAGATGGCCGGCGGGCGGATTCCAGTGATCGCCGGGACCGGATCGAACAGCACCGAAGAGGCGATCGCTTTCACCCGGCACGCCAAAGCGGCCGGCGCCGCCGGCGCTCTTCTGATCACCCCCTATTACAATAAGCCGACCCAGGAAGGGCTTTATCAACATTATAAAGCCGTTGCAAAGGCGGTCGATCTCCCCTTGGTCCTCTACAACATTCCTGGACGAACCGGAGTCAACATGCTTCCGGCGACCGTGGCCCGGCTGATGGAATTCGACAACATCATCGGGATGAAAGAGGGAACCGGCTCGCTCCAACAGATCAGCGACCTCGTCCAGCTCTGCGGCGAACGGCTCGTGATCCTCTCGGGGGATGATTTCACCGCGCTGCCGACGATGGCGGTCGGCGGCAAGGGGGTCATCTCCGTCACGGCCAACATCGCCCCCGCCGACATGGCCCAGATGATCGAAGCCGCCGCGCGGGGCGATTACGGCCGGGCGAAAAAGCTGCACGACCAGCTCTACCCGCTGCATCAGGTGATGTTTGTCGAAACAAACCCGATCCCCGTCAAAGCCGCCCTGGCCTTGATGGGAAAATGCGCCGACGAGGTCCGTCTTCCCCTCTGGCACATGTCGGACGAAAACCTCAAGAAACTGAAAGCGGCGCTGAAGCGGTACGGACTTCTTAAGAAGATGTGAACCTTGTCCCCTACAATAAGGAGGGAGATGAAACTCATCATTTCGGGTGCGGCGGGTCGAATGGGTCGGGCCATTCTCGATAGTCTTTATCACGAAGAAGATCTGGAACTCGGCGCGGCGCTGGAAAAGAAAGGCCACCCGGCGATCGGGAGAGATGCAGGGGAGCTGATCGGCGTCGGGAAATGGAAGGTTTCCCTCACCGATCAGATCAAGAAGGCGATTCCGGCGGGAGAGGCGGTCATCGACTTCACCTCGCCCCAAAACACATTGGCCATCCTACAAGAAGCGATGTCCAAGGGAAAACCGATGGTGATCGGGACAACCGGTTTCTTGAATGACGAAGAGAAAAAAATCGCAAAGGCCGCCGAAAAGATCGCAATCGTCCTCTCTCCGAATATGAGCGTCGGCGTCAATCTTCTCTTTAAACTGCTCGCGGAAGCGGCGGAAGCGCTGGGCGAGGCGTACGACATCGAGATCGTCGAAATGCATCACCGGCAGAAAAGAGACGCCCCGAGCGGAACCGCCCTTCGGATGGGAGACGTATTGGCCCGCGCGCGGAAAAGCCCCCTCTCTCAGGTCGGCCGCTTCTCCCGGCAGGGGAACATCGGCCCGCGTCCCAGCGGCGAGATCGGCATCCAAACGTTGCGCGGCGGAGATGTGGTCGGAGACCATACCGTCATTTTCGCCGGCCCCGGCGAGCGGATCGAGATGACCCATCGGGCCCACAGCCGAAATAATTTCGCGAGGGGCGCGCTGCTGGCCGCCCGCTGGGTGGCCCAACAACCCCCCGGGCTTTACGACATGATGGACGTTTTGAATCTGAAAAATAAAAGGGTGTAGGGTGTAGCGTATAGGGTGTAGGGAAAATAAAACCGCCTCTCGTCCCTAACTACACCCTGCACCCTACCCCCTACACCCTTTGTCTTTAGAAGGAGACCTCGTGAAGCAGATAGAAGTTCAGATGGCAGAGCGGATCAAACATCTCCCCCCATACCTCTTTGCGGCAATCGACAAGATGAAACAAGAGGCGATCCGCCAGGGGAAAGATATCATCAACCTCGGGATCGGCGACCCGGATTTACCGACCCCCGCCCCGATCATCCATCGCCTTCAAAAGGCGGCGGAGGACCCGCGGAACCACCAATACCCCTCTTATGAAGGAATGCTCCCCTTCCGCAAGGCCGTTTCCAACTGGTACAAGCGGCGTTTTAATGTCACCCTCGATCCCGAGAGCGAAGTGTTGACCCTGATCGGATCGAAGGAAGGGATCGGCCATTTCCCGCTCGCCTTCATCAACCCGGGCGATGTCGCCCTGATGACGAGCCCCGGCTATCCGGTCTATCATGCCGGAACCTTATTTGCCGGCGGGAAGTCTTATTTTATCCCGTTGAAAGCCGAACGGGGATTTCTCCCCGACCTGGCCTCCATTCCAACCGAGGTGGCCAAGGCGGCCAAGATTCTCTTCATCAACTCGCCGAATAACCCCACCGCCGCGACCGCCGATCGGGGGTTCTTCAGCGCCGTCGTCGAGTTTGCCAAGCGCTACAACATCATCGTCGCCCACGACGCCGCCTACTCCGAAATGTTCTACGACGGAAATCGCCCCCCCAGCTTCCTGGAGGTCGAAGGGGCCAAGGAGGTCGGGGTGGAATTCCACTCCCTCTCCAAGACCTACAACATGACCGGTTGGCGGATCGGGTTCGTCGTCGGAAACCGGGACGTTCTAGCCGGGCTGGGAAAGATCAAGAGCAACCTCGATTCCGGCGTCTTCCAGGCGGTTCAAGAAGCGGGAATTGCCGCGTTGGAGATGGAAGATGGCGTCGTGGAAACGATTCGGAAGATCTACCAGGAACGGCGGGACACCCTGATCCCGGGCCTTCAGAAACTCGGCTTTAAAGTAACCCCGCCCCCCGCCAGCTTCTACGTCTGGATTCCGACCCCCGCGGGGGTCGCCTCCGCCGATTTCACCGCCCTTCTTTTGTCGAAGACGGCGATCGTCACGACCCCCGGCAAGGGATTCGGCGATGCCGGAGAAGGTTATATCCGGATGACCCTCACCGTTGGGACGGAGCGGCTTGAAGAGGCGCTCGACCGAATGGAAAAATCGGGAATCCGTGGGTAAAAGGGAACCGGGGGCCAGGGGCCAGGGGTCAGGGAAAAAGAAACCCATTTTAAAACCGCTCCCCGACCTCCGACCTCTGACCCCCGCTTTTATCGGCATCGGTTCGAACCTCGGCGATCGGCTCGCCTCCTGTCGCGAGGCGGTCCGCCGGCTTGGATCAACGCCGGGCATCCGGATTAAGAAGATCTCCTCCCTTTACGAGACAGACCCGGTCGACTACCTCGAACAAGATCGATTTTACAATGCCGTCGTTGCGGTCGAGACCTCCCTTTCCCCGGACGCTCTCTTGAAGGAGTGCCAGGAGATCGAACGGCAATTAGGGAAAACAATTCTCATTCCCAAGGGACCCCGTACGATCGATCTCGACCTTCTTTTCTATCACGATCAGATCTTGAATGCGCCCGGACTTCAGATCCCTCACCCGGCCATTTCGAATCGCGCTTTTGTCCTGGTCCCCTTGACTGAAATCGCACCCGATTTCATCCACCCGGCACTTCATACCTCCGTCGCGGAGACCCTCC contains:
- the argF gene encoding ornithine carbamoyltransferase; translated protein: MPKRDLLSLASLSVEQIEWLLRRAQYYKNRSRASKESLPLVGRSVGLLFEKSSTRTRVSFEVAVTRLGGHPIFLSFDDIQIKRGETIGDTARVLSGYLDGLVIRTYEQEKLEDWARNASIPVINGLTDLHHPCQILSDLLTILEKRGKLKGLKLAYIGDGNNIAHSLMEGGAKVGMKVVIACPKKFLPHRNIVKETEEVARKNGGNVEVIHDPVKAAEGADILYTDVWVSMGQEKEKQARVRTFKPYQINQKLVAQAKPDVLVMHCLPAHRGEEITAEVMEGPHSVIFDQADNRLPMQEAILERWVG
- a CDS encoding acetylornithine transaminase, with amino-acid sequence MKKRSTTSSWMKEGDRYLMSTYARFPLVLKQGKGATVVDVDGNRYLDFVSGIAVDSLGHCDPRLVKAIQKQAAQLLHVSNLYYNLPQIELAKLLVTHSFADKVFFCNSGAEANEAAIKLARKFAKEKRDPSRFEIIAAQGAFHGRTLATVTATGQEKYQKGFDPLLPGFRHVPYGDPEAMEKAITPQTAAILLEPIQGEGGVRVPPKGYLTKVREICDRHRLLLILDEVQTGIGRTGRLFAYEYEGIVPDIMTLAKGLGGGVPIGAMLAGAEVAASFTPGSHASTFGGNPLVCAAGVAVIKQVAQGAFLKGVRDKGAYLMKKLTQLQRKTSVIKEVRGVGLIVAIDLTIPAIDVINKAMAQGLLLNRTSDQTLRFVPPLTIRRTEIDRMIALLTDILTELSHAEA
- a CDS encoding argininosuccinate synthase, whose protein sequence is MEKKIKKVVLAYSGGLDTSVIIRWLIERYQCEVIAFCADVGQGEELAAVAEKAKKTGASKVVITDLKEIFAKEYLFPMLRANAVYEGSYLLGTSIARPLIAKGQMEVAKKEKADAVSHGATGKGNDQVRFELTYLSIDPSIQIIAPWRDWEFKSRSELIAYSHQHGIPVTATLEKPYSIDRNLFHVSYEGGILEDPWAEPPESMFTFTTSPRKAPDEPHYLEIGFVDGNPVSIDGKKYSPAKLIGELNRIGGEHGVGRVDLVENRYVGIKSRGVYETPGGTLLHAAHRAIESLTLDREVLHLRDSLIPQYARLVYYGYWFSPERELLQRLIDGAQEGVTGTARLKLYKGSVTVAGRKSPRSLYRQEISTFEKDTVYIPKDAEGFIRLNALRLKLMAMGRKGSKNPHGKKK
- a CDS encoding cobalamin-dependent protein (Presence of a B(12) (cobalamin)-binding domain implies dependence on cobalamin itself, in one of its several forms, or in some unusual lineages, dependence on a cobalamin-like analog.) — protein: MQLIQLGKAANKRPVAKQRKKILFIEPYPENNIYRMAPRERQVLWFPKLSLPSLAAYTPSHWDIQIVDESVEVIDYNVQVDLVGISAMTCYAPRAYEIAKRFRAKGITVVLGGVHPSYMPEEAARYADSVVIGEAEDLWPKLLQDFEEGKLQKFYRMESFPAMEGYRQTRLELLKQDAYMTGQCLMTTRGCHFECEFCSVSPFNGKTTRRRPVPEVIAEMQRVKEWRQSKIVDKMLKGPIFERFKTSIRFYSGIEDGTFFAFVDDLHNSNRTYCKELWTALKALDIKWGAQCTLFLGDEPDMVKLAADSGCVAMFVGMESIFAESIDETNKPFNRVEQYERQIKCFHDNGIMLNPGVIFGFDHDDDTVFEKTVDFLIQNNMELAYFNILTPLPGTPLFDRMKAEGRILHNEWEKYDGKHVVFKPKRMSIETLQEGFYWANHRFYSHDSIMRRLFYTNQRLLARWMMNMAFRSIIKRTSPKGSISPLSQVIQNLQTRLPSVETENLIPNALNSLREKVQEVSGQVSGRIDRFLQIRAQKTETLRELRVNLEGTLDRLNAKELKKRILQATERAKVDIVLNFEHLQHATPAAFSTLADPQFLTKIAAAANVKFMNLKKSFQQSADPALLALDMEM
- the lysA gene encoding diaminopimelate decarboxylase: MHDFRFKKGKLYCEDVSIEALAEKVGTPLYVYSHNTLRRHFLAYQKAFAKVPHLIAFAMKANANLAILRLFAKEGGGIDIVSEGELHRALAAGVDPKKMVFAGVGKTRKEMAAALRAGILMFNVESAQELTALDEVAKSLGTKAPVALRVNPDINPKTHPYISTGLKKSKFGIEITRAVEQYQLASRLSNIEVVGIHSHIGSQLTQIKPFVDALKRISKLIEELRGRGMEIKYWDIGGGLGITYDAEKPPLPKELAAAILPLLKESGCTIILEPGRSLVGNAGALITRVIYTKEGETKNFVIVDAGMNDLIRPSLYEAYHEIVPVVKKKRRNATVDVVGPICESGDFLAQERTLPQVAPEELLAVLSAGAYGFSMASNYNARPRSAEVLVHGDKYATIRERESMDDLIRGERIPEFLDFG
- the argH gene encoding argininosuccinate lyase, yielding MARKSKKKGTEKPRSKKPSGSDASPLSPPASPAFTKAWEGRFTEATDPEVERFTSSFSFDRRLYRYDIQGSIAHTEALGRAGLLTEGERDTLIRGLKEIEAEIAAEGDRLQAAAADEDIHMHIERRLVEKVGEVGGKLHTGRSRNDQIALDLRLYLREETRTLLELIRSVQRALVAQAESHIGTVLPGYTHLQRAQPISLAHQLLAYYEMLERDRGRLIDCLKRIDQMPLGAGALAGNSFGINREVVARALGFSEVTANSLDTVSDRDFIVEFLSAASILMMHLSRWAEDWILWASSEFRFIDLPDRFCTGSSMMPQKKNPDVLELIRGKTGRVYGSLLALLTLLKGLPLSYNRDLQEDKEPLFNTVDTVKSAVRLLADLVRQVSFRKERMLEATQEGFLLATDLADYLVPKGLPFRQAHKVAGKIVRQSLEEGRPMEGWTLAELQTFSPLFAGDVFECFSLTGSLQRKGGVGGTAPQSIEAEIRKIKRKLKG